One segment of Rhodopirellula baltica SH 1 DNA contains the following:
- a CDS encoding S1 family peptidase codes for MTPLLFSRELGNDSMHRLHSPVRNASALIFAVVAFSTSINASEPKPIEAWDRVVCIQSQVESKPDTGKLCSAFLVTADERLFLVTAGHASAETNLKSKLRYRDPDGVTQWVSLKTFFRTSTNPWQRNEQSDFAIAELPSVDGAETYRSHLSALSISLDSICTETPPRTTEIVAVGFPLAIGAGDVISPVAVVGHIASRETNTANTWGHEPIVYCSPALAQGTSGGPAFLNNQPDGELTVIGMHIGVVKDVSGAKLSKMVPANLIRDQISSHATDE; via the coding sequence ATGACGCCACTTCTTTTCTCTCGTGAGCTTGGCAACGATTCCATGCACCGCCTCCATTCTCCGGTAAGAAATGCGTCCGCATTGATCTTTGCCGTGGTGGCATTCTCAACATCGATCAATGCGTCTGAACCAAAGCCGATTGAAGCGTGGGACAGAGTTGTTTGCATTCAAAGCCAGGTCGAATCGAAACCTGACACTGGCAAGCTTTGCTCGGCGTTTCTCGTCACCGCAGACGAACGACTATTTCTCGTGACGGCTGGCCACGCTTCCGCTGAAACCAACCTCAAAAGCAAGCTCCGGTATCGAGATCCAGATGGGGTAACGCAGTGGGTATCGCTCAAGACATTCTTCCGAACATCGACCAACCCGTGGCAACGAAACGAACAATCCGACTTCGCGATCGCAGAGCTCCCCAGTGTCGACGGAGCTGAAACGTACCGTTCTCACCTCTCTGCACTCTCGATCTCCTTGGATTCCATTTGCACCGAAACCCCGCCACGCACGACCGAGATCGTGGCGGTCGGTTTTCCGCTCGCGATCGGAGCCGGTGATGTGATCTCACCCGTCGCGGTGGTGGGACACATCGCATCTCGCGAAACGAACACGGCAAACACTTGGGGGCACGAACCAATCGTGTATTGCTCGCCAGCCCTCGCTCAAGGGACCAGCGGTGGCCCAGCTTTTTTGAACAACCAGCCCGACGGAGAATTGACGGTGATTGGCATGCACATCGGTGTGGTAAAGGACGTATCGGGTGCCAAACTGTCGAAGATGGTCCCCGCCAATCTGATCCGAGACCAGATATCGTCACATGCAACGGACGAATAG
- a CDS encoding transglutaminase-like domain-containing protein, whose translation MSSSPNPDDYLGHCEDIDAGHPDIVECARKLTGASIKETAKNCFEFVRDSIQHTGDEQRNPVTCRASDVLRHGIGYCYAKSHLLCALLRANQIPAGMCYQRLSIDGDGAPFCLHGLNAVHLPGHGWFRVDARGNKPGVNAQFDPPHEQLAFGTDLEGERDLPEIWPTPHPDVVERLRRHDDWLELSNDLPDVG comes from the coding sequence ATGAGTTCATCTCCTAATCCAGACGACTACCTCGGGCATTGCGAGGACATTGATGCTGGTCATCCGGACATCGTTGAATGTGCACGCAAGTTGACGGGGGCATCAATCAAGGAAACCGCGAAAAACTGTTTTGAGTTTGTGCGTGACTCGATCCAGCACACCGGAGATGAACAGCGGAACCCGGTGACATGTCGAGCGTCGGATGTGCTGCGGCATGGGATCGGATACTGCTACGCCAAGAGTCATCTGCTTTGTGCGTTGTTACGAGCCAACCAAATCCCTGCCGGAATGTGTTACCAGCGATTGTCGATCGACGGCGATGGCGCACCGTTTTGCTTGCATGGATTGAACGCGGTTCATCTGCCAGGGCATGGCTGGTTTCGGGTTGACGCTCGTGGGAACAAACCCGGTGTGAACGCCCAGTTTGATCCGCCCCATGAACAGCTTGCGTTTGGAACGGATTTGGAAGGCGAACGTGATCTCCCGGAGATTTGGCCAACGCCACATCCGGACGTGGTCGAACGGCTGAGACGGCACGACGATTGGCTTGAGCTGTCCAACGATTTGCCCGATGTCGGTTGA
- a CDS encoding HlyD family secretion protein, translated as MKCLLNRMTRAAVAAFCVCLGVNSVLALDDAPKDKETEKAAEPIKVQGTFEATQSWELIHGLDQFGELEIKKILPHGTEIKEGQTVIWFDTESIDKKLSDAENDIRLARIDAADEQFAFDQFVASQELDRQDAERARQSAKQTYDNYLQVDRDRKIKSAEFDLEMSKASLENAAEELKQLQQMYDADDLTEESEEIVLKRAKRAVESAQFRLESTEIRSKRTLEQSIPAEDAQTEATWERAQMTYEKTIRNLDSAKKKRDLERRKAAKALAEKESDFEELRQQRKAIVIKSPGNGILLYGELNRGALNAKPSPIEAGSKVSTKQVIATVVQPKKMRVCLTLSEADLVGIKTGDSCVIKPAIDPKAEVKGVIDSVATVPFMGTKFDATVKVVGQLPEAVKPTMTASIELTK; from the coding sequence ATGAAGTGTTTGTTGAATCGGATGACTCGAGCTGCCGTTGCGGCGTTCTGTGTGTGCCTTGGGGTCAATTCAGTCCTCGCGTTGGACGACGCGCCGAAGGACAAGGAAACTGAAAAGGCTGCTGAACCGATCAAGGTGCAAGGGACCTTCGAGGCAACTCAAAGTTGGGAGTTGATTCACGGGTTGGATCAGTTTGGTGAACTCGAGATCAAAAAGATCTTGCCTCACGGAACCGAAATCAAAGAAGGCCAGACGGTCATTTGGTTTGACACGGAATCCATCGACAAAAAACTTTCGGACGCCGAGAACGATATTCGCTTGGCGAGGATTGACGCGGCTGATGAACAGTTCGCGTTTGACCAATTCGTTGCTTCTCAAGAGCTCGATCGCCAAGATGCGGAGCGTGCACGTCAGTCCGCCAAGCAGACTTACGACAACTATCTGCAAGTTGATCGGGATCGGAAAATCAAGAGTGCTGAGTTTGACCTCGAAATGTCCAAAGCCTCGTTGGAGAACGCCGCGGAGGAATTGAAGCAACTTCAACAAATGTACGACGCTGATGATTTGACGGAAGAGTCCGAAGAGATCGTGCTCAAGCGTGCCAAGCGAGCGGTTGAGTCCGCTCAGTTTCGATTGGAAAGCACGGAGATCCGATCCAAACGAACCTTGGAGCAATCCATTCCTGCCGAGGATGCTCAAACGGAAGCGACGTGGGAACGAGCTCAAATGACATACGAGAAAACCATTCGGAACCTCGACAGTGCCAAAAAGAAACGCGACCTTGAACGCCGGAAGGCGGCCAAAGCATTGGCCGAAAAAGAATCTGATTTCGAAGAGCTTCGCCAACAGCGAAAGGCGATTGTCATCAAATCGCCCGGCAACGGCATCCTGCTTTACGGAGAACTCAATCGTGGTGCTCTCAACGCCAAACCAAGTCCCATCGAGGCGGGGTCGAAAGTTTCGACTAAACAGGTCATCGCTACCGTCGTCCAGCCAAAAAAGATGCGAGTTTGTTTGACTTTGAGCGAGGCAGATTTGGTTGGTATCAAGACCGGCGACTCATGCGTGATCAAACCAGCGATCGACCCCAAAGCTGAAGTGAAAGGCGTCATTGATTCGGTTGCGACCGTGCCATTTATGGGAACCAAGTTTGATGCCACCGTGAAGGTCGTTGGGCAATTGCCCGAAGCGGTGAAGCCCACCATGACGGCGTCCATTGAGTTGACGAAGTGA
- a CDS encoding alkaline phosphatase D family protein: protein MLSGILFAILLVAFVSYAKPPIPTPRETPVVGDMDHFFLESMYGLKENDESLSRVVSSPEFRELIQKHDLKLLGGPMLGCVTDHSARIWVRTTEAASVQVVMDGKASEVVTTSPQMDFTALLDLEGLQSATDYTYDVLVDGQSVFRDQKPTFQTYPSKDEKSTFSVAFGGGARYNPPKEKIWDVIAGRSPEAILLLGDNVYIDQPKSRTKQRVHYYRRQLRPEFRRLTASTSVYAVYDDHDLGVDDSSGGPGRFKPTWKFESWKVFRENWNNPAYGGGDELPGCWFDFSIGDVDFFMLDNRYYRSFEDGTMLGPEQKEWLLAKLKASDATFKVLASGTLWTEHADKAGRDSWWGVKEERNEIFDFIETENIGGVILLSADRHRTDVYKIERPNSYDLFEFETSKMTNDHTHPTKKEAVFSYNEGNFFGMLKFDLEKTDPEMTFECITMEDQKVYELTLKRSQLQAAE, encoded by the coding sequence ATGCTGTCCGGGATCCTGTTTGCGATCCTTCTTGTTGCTTTTGTCTCATACGCCAAACCACCCATCCCGACGCCGCGAGAAACTCCGGTCGTGGGCGACATGGACCACTTCTTTCTCGAGTCCATGTATGGGTTGAAGGAGAACGATGAGAGTTTGAGCCGCGTGGTGAGCTCTCCGGAATTCCGGGAACTGATTCAGAAGCACGATTTGAAGCTTTTGGGCGGGCCGATGCTGGGATGCGTCACCGATCATAGCGCTCGCATTTGGGTTCGAACGACAGAAGCCGCCAGCGTGCAAGTTGTGATGGACGGCAAAGCAAGCGAGGTCGTCACAACATCGCCGCAGATGGACTTCACCGCATTGTTGGATCTGGAAGGATTGCAGTCCGCCACGGATTACACCTACGACGTCTTGGTCGATGGGCAAAGCGTTTTCCGCGATCAGAAGCCAACGTTCCAGACTTACCCATCCAAAGATGAGAAATCGACGTTCAGCGTCGCGTTTGGCGGTGGTGCCCGTTACAACCCGCCGAAGGAAAAGATCTGGGACGTGATCGCGGGGCGTTCACCGGAAGCGATTCTGTTGCTCGGCGATAACGTTTACATCGATCAACCCAAATCACGAACGAAACAGCGAGTTCACTACTACCGCAGACAATTGCGACCCGAGTTTCGGCGACTGACCGCGTCAACCTCGGTGTACGCGGTCTACGACGATCACGATCTAGGTGTGGATGATTCATCCGGTGGTCCTGGTCGTTTCAAGCCCACTTGGAAGTTCGAATCGTGGAAGGTTTTTCGCGAAAATTGGAACAACCCTGCGTATGGAGGCGGCGATGAGCTTCCGGGGTGTTGGTTTGATTTCTCGATCGGCGATGTCGACTTCTTCATGCTCGACAACCGTTACTATCGATCGTTCGAGGATGGGACGATGTTGGGGCCCGAACAAAAAGAATGGTTGCTGGCCAAGCTGAAAGCGTCCGATGCGACGTTCAAGGTCCTTGCCTCAGGGACGCTGTGGACCGAACACGCTGACAAAGCAGGTCGGGATTCGTGGTGGGGCGTGAAAGAAGAACGCAACGAGATCTTCGACTTCATCGAAACAGAAAACATCGGCGGCGTGATTCTGCTGTCCGCCGATCGGCACCGCACCGATGTGTACAAGATCGAACGTCCAAACAGCTACGACTTGTTCGAGTTTGAAACATCAAAGATGACCAACGATCACACCCATCCGACCAAGAAGGAAGCCGTCTTCTCTTACAACGAAGGGAACTTCTTCGGGATGCTGAAGTTTGACTTGGAGAAGACCGATCCTGAAATGACGTTTGAGTGCATCACAATGGAAGACCAGAAGGTCTATGAGTTGACGTTGAAACGAAGCCAGCTGCAGGCGGCGGAGTGA
- a CDS encoding alpha/beta fold hydrolase, with protein sequence MLLSGLAADERIFVAQKLAFPQLSVPQWLAPFKNEPLDDYAKRLASEIGPGPCVIGGASFGGIVAMHLARHLNPEAVILIGSVRSPSELPMYARLARPLRCLTLWLPVREMQWAMKPLLCGPLRTAMPFVHGLLSQFLQSDPAVFRWSLHQILNWKSAPACSFPIYHIHGARDWVMPAKNTLPDKIVPGAGHVLSLTHPQEVNEFIRFVMKRVKLSCNPSSH encoded by the coding sequence ATGCTTCTGTCGGGCCTAGCCGCAGACGAGAGGATCTTTGTCGCGCAGAAGTTGGCGTTTCCACAACTAAGCGTTCCGCAGTGGCTCGCTCCATTTAAGAACGAACCACTGGATGATTATGCAAAGCGTCTTGCTTCTGAAATCGGCCCTGGGCCCTGTGTGATTGGCGGTGCTTCATTCGGAGGGATCGTCGCGATGCATTTGGCGCGTCATCTGAACCCGGAAGCGGTGATTTTGATTGGTAGTGTACGCTCGCCATCCGAACTGCCGATGTACGCCAGGCTGGCCAGACCGCTGCGATGTCTGACCTTATGGTTGCCGGTTCGGGAAATGCAGTGGGCAATGAAGCCTTTGCTTTGTGGTCCGCTCCGAACGGCGATGCCATTCGTGCATGGGTTGCTGAGCCAATTTTTGCAAAGCGACCCCGCGGTATTTCGATGGTCGCTCCATCAAATTCTAAACTGGAAATCAGCACCAGCGTGTTCTTTCCCGATCTACCATATCCATGGTGCACGGGATTGGGTGATGCCGGCAAAGAATACACTGCCAGACAAAATTGTCCCTGGTGCGGGACACGTGTTGTCATTGACTCATCCACAAGAAGTGAACGAATTCATTCGCTTCGTGATGAAGCGAGTGAAGCTTTCGTGCAATCCATCCAGTCATTGA
- a CDS encoding alkaline phosphatase D family protein, translated as MIAVPTASHANDVVGPLVGSIDSTSAQLLYRAGASEQPLQLSVLQEGDVVQRITSIGGEQDDYVAKFSVTNLQPDTVYHYQIDDADTQATLIKPDGQHFFRTTNPKREGHRVSVGFVSCVDIEPNGIWKEMQTLDLDMVCLMGDTPYIDSTDLAKVRSRHRQFLQMSDLAELSGNTSTVGTWDDHDFGRNNGNGRNLSKGKADTRRGFVNYRAHSQYGNATEGVYHKSDLGMMEVFFLDPRYFSQTEPSPVDASQPTCFGSEQWTWLLTELRDSKAPFKVLAFGAIWEDKKNKETDDMFTYWYERDALLDIIRNENISGVVLLGGDIHVARHLIHPQRTGYDLNDFVISPGHKRTITELDVFHPSLEWSLVEGWQFLTLTADGTTDEPLLTAEFRQPDGIVNRKVELPLTSLTANEEKHPNRRAHWSFDENMKNDSTLGHRIDAVAENGARIDNNGLSGGALRLDRSKQQYIRIPRSFLDDNSPHHTVSLWFKPTSLPKHGTSERHFLFESTAEGEVSAKTAWHLSLGMRSSESPDQINLQLYTHTLQPAKQPEAAPEAKSQGGFDSLVARESLLGRWNQITLTFDSKTLKLSLNEQQIAKHTLPVSGPASEFGGLVIGGHREGTGRNFDGWIDEVSVWQGQTGQ; from the coding sequence ATGATTGCGGTGCCGACCGCATCTCACGCCAACGACGTGGTAGGCCCACTGGTGGGCTCAATCGATAGCACCTCCGCACAATTGCTCTACCGAGCCGGTGCATCCGAGCAACCACTGCAACTCTCGGTTCTTCAGGAAGGAGATGTTGTCCAGCGAATTACGTCGATCGGCGGAGAACAAGATGACTACGTGGCGAAGTTTTCCGTCACGAATCTTCAGCCGGACACTGTCTACCACTACCAGATCGACGACGCGGACACGCAAGCGACTTTGATCAAACCAGACGGGCAGCACTTTTTTCGGACTACTAACCCGAAGCGTGAAGGGCACCGTGTTTCGGTCGGATTCGTTTCGTGCGTGGACATCGAGCCCAATGGCATTTGGAAAGAGATGCAAACTCTGGACCTCGACATGGTTTGCCTGATGGGCGACACGCCGTATATCGACAGCACCGATCTAGCGAAGGTCAGGTCACGGCATCGGCAATTTTTGCAAATGTCAGACCTGGCGGAACTGTCTGGCAACACCTCCACCGTTGGCACTTGGGATGATCACGACTTCGGTCGAAACAACGGGAATGGACGCAATTTGTCGAAAGGAAAAGCGGACACGCGTCGCGGATTCGTCAACTACCGGGCCCATTCACAATACGGCAACGCAACGGAAGGCGTTTACCACAAATCGGACCTGGGCATGATGGAAGTGTTCTTCCTCGACCCGCGATACTTTTCGCAAACCGAACCCTCTCCCGTCGATGCGTCCCAGCCAACTTGTTTTGGATCGGAGCAATGGACCTGGCTGCTCACCGAATTGCGAGACTCGAAAGCCCCGTTCAAGGTGCTGGCGTTTGGCGCCATTTGGGAAGACAAGAAAAACAAAGAAACCGATGACATGTTCACGTATTGGTATGAACGTGACGCTCTCCTGGACATCATCCGAAACGAGAACATCAGTGGAGTCGTTCTACTGGGCGGTGATATCCACGTTGCACGGCATCTGATTCATCCTCAGCGGACTGGGTACGACTTGAACGACTTTGTTATCTCGCCAGGTCACAAACGCACCATTACTGAACTGGATGTCTTTCATCCATCCTTGGAATGGTCGCTGGTGGAAGGTTGGCAATTTTTGACGCTCACAGCGGACGGCACCACCGACGAGCCATTGCTCACCGCCGAATTCCGTCAACCAGACGGAATTGTGAATCGCAAAGTTGAGCTGCCCCTCACATCTTTGACGGCAAACGAAGAGAAGCATCCCAATCGGCGAGCACACTGGTCGTTTGATGAAAACATGAAAAATGATTCAACTCTCGGCCATCGCATTGACGCGGTCGCGGAGAATGGTGCCCGCATCGACAACAACGGTCTGTCTGGTGGAGCGTTGAGACTCGATCGATCCAAACAACAGTACATCCGTATTCCGCGAAGTTTCCTGGATGACAATTCGCCTCATCACACTGTTTCACTTTGGTTCAAACCGACGAGCCTTCCGAAGCATGGCACTTCGGAGCGACACTTTCTCTTTGAAAGCACTGCGGAGGGAGAAGTCTCCGCAAAAACCGCCTGGCACCTTTCACTAGGAATGAGATCGTCGGAATCACCGGACCAGATCAACCTGCAACTCTACACTCATACGCTTCAACCCGCCAAGCAACCAGAGGCGGCTCCCGAGGCGAAGTCGCAGGGCGGTTTCGATTCGTTGGTTGCCCGCGAGAGCTTACTGGGTCGCTGGAATCAAATCACGCTGACGTTTGATTCAAAGACACTCAAACTGTCTCTCAATGAACAGCAAATCGCGAAGCACACGTTGCCCGTCTCCGGCCCCGCGTCAGAGTTCGGAGGTCTTGTCATCGGCGGTCATCGAGAAGGCACGGGACGCAACTTCGATGGCTGGATCGACGAAGTGTCCGTGTGGCAAGGTCAGACCGGTCAGTAA
- a CDS encoding S9 family peptidase — MLSVFDLGRRIGPQASLFAVVFLAVCSSLHSQDITRRVLEHSDYDHWNTLTGTGISNNGNWIIYTVQSGEIDGEGTLHIQHAETAREYIVERGTGARFTHDSRFVIYRVPPEKKKIKKLREQKTAADEMPQTSLQILELDSGEFLTLQGVRSFGIPEENSDWVACLMEKSTDDNEMKKTESDDREVYEVTPGGLQRPTKKLKLKSREEINRQRGRIESLVQSKNSKEAQKSQPTKEKADEDDNQDHEPKEKSTGTALKLIHLDTEVLRTFPFVRSFQFSKRGERLAFVTSVEALEPNKSSPSQEGKGTSDKQQDDKERGPVDGVHTIELDSLRLRTIISGIGEYKNLTFSEDGSQLAFIGNRDDYDSESPSWALYQWKANSKKANRLVSEGDPGLPTGWWLSPQSNQSFSEDGRRLYFETAPVPDEVQKQRLAKAEGRELEDESNDHAKLDIWHWQDPQLQPQQLLEAERERKRRYRAAFILKTNRVVQLEDSEIPSLRIDLRSPSNIAVGNTNVPYRKTLSWEVPGFQDVYLVNLNSGHRERVLEKVRWNAAISPQGKHIVWFDAENGKWFAKATKGKNTETIEISKGIKHPLYDELDDRPTLPSAYGTAGWLDNDQAFLVYDSHDIWQLDPTGKTKPICVTLGEGRKNDVRFRYLRLDSERRFIDRSETMILSAFRRDTKASGFYALDPPSNKDDAEENILRPLIMLDENLSGLNKAEDSDQVVFIRSTFRRFPDLWTSTIGFEKIQRVSDANPQQEEVSWGTAELTHWKAQDGQELDGILMKPDGFDPSKQYPMIVYFYERKSDSLHSHYPPAAGRSIICFSFYVSRGYLVFIPDIPYKTGKPGQSAANSILPGVDHLVAQGFVDEDRIGMQGHSWGGYQTVYLVTQTDRFACAEAGAPVSNMTSAYGGIRWSSGMSRMFQYERTQSRIGEDLWSAREKYIANSPLFFADKINTPLLILHNDEDGAVPWYQGIELFVALRRLEKPAWMLNYNGDPHWVMGDHNRRDFTIRMQQFFDHYLQDAPEPEWMAVGVPGVDKGKRFGLELLEPIED; from the coding sequence ATGCTTTCTGTTTTTGATCTTGGACGTCGCATTGGCCCCCAGGCATCACTGTTCGCCGTCGTCTTCCTTGCTGTTTGCAGCAGTCTTCATTCGCAAGACATCACACGGCGAGTGCTGGAACATAGCGACTACGACCATTGGAACACACTGACCGGCACCGGCATTTCCAACAACGGAAACTGGATCATCTACACCGTCCAAAGTGGCGAGATTGACGGCGAAGGCACGCTGCACATTCAACACGCAGAAACTGCTCGCGAGTACATCGTGGAGCGTGGGACCGGTGCTCGCTTCACCCACGACAGCCGCTTCGTGATATATCGCGTGCCGCCGGAAAAGAAGAAAATCAAAAAGCTTCGAGAGCAAAAGACAGCTGCTGACGAGATGCCTCAGACGTCATTGCAAATCCTGGAACTGGATTCCGGGGAATTCCTAACACTGCAGGGCGTGCGTTCATTCGGAATACCGGAAGAGAACAGCGATTGGGTGGCGTGTCTGATGGAAAAATCAACCGATGACAACGAAATGAAGAAAACCGAGAGTGATGATCGCGAAGTCTACGAAGTCACGCCCGGGGGACTGCAACGGCCGACCAAAAAGCTGAAGCTGAAAAGTCGTGAAGAGATCAATCGCCAACGCGGACGAATCGAATCGCTGGTCCAAAGCAAAAACTCAAAAGAAGCCCAAAAGAGCCAGCCAACCAAAGAGAAGGCGGACGAAGACGACAACCAAGATCACGAGCCGAAAGAGAAATCAACAGGCACAGCCTTGAAGCTCATTCACCTTGATACCGAGGTGCTGCGTACGTTCCCGTTCGTGCGGTCCTTTCAATTCTCAAAACGCGGTGAACGGCTCGCCTTTGTGACTTCGGTCGAAGCACTCGAGCCAAACAAGTCCTCCCCATCGCAAGAAGGCAAAGGAACGTCAGATAAACAACAGGACGACAAAGAGCGCGGTCCGGTTGATGGTGTCCACACAATCGAACTCGATTCGCTTCGACTGCGAACGATCATCAGCGGAATCGGCGAATACAAGAACCTGACCTTCAGCGAAGATGGTTCTCAGCTAGCCTTCATTGGCAACCGAGATGACTACGATTCCGAATCACCCTCTTGGGCACTCTATCAATGGAAGGCGAATTCGAAAAAGGCGAATCGTCTCGTCAGCGAAGGCGACCCGGGACTTCCGACCGGTTGGTGGCTGTCTCCACAATCCAACCAAAGCTTCTCGGAAGATGGGCGTCGACTGTATTTCGAAACAGCACCCGTTCCTGATGAGGTCCAAAAACAACGTCTTGCCAAAGCGGAAGGCCGAGAGCTAGAAGACGAATCCAACGATCACGCGAAACTGGATATATGGCACTGGCAAGACCCTCAACTCCAACCGCAACAACTTCTCGAGGCCGAACGAGAACGCAAGCGGCGCTACCGTGCGGCTTTCATCTTGAAAACGAATCGCGTCGTTCAATTGGAAGACAGTGAAATCCCATCGCTTCGTATCGACCTTCGATCACCTTCCAACATTGCGGTCGGCAACACCAACGTCCCCTATCGCAAAACACTCTCCTGGGAAGTCCCCGGATTCCAGGACGTCTACCTCGTCAACCTCAATTCCGGACACCGCGAGCGTGTGCTGGAAAAGGTCCGTTGGAATGCAGCCATTTCGCCTCAAGGAAAACACATTGTTTGGTTTGATGCGGAAAACGGCAAATGGTTCGCGAAAGCGACCAAGGGAAAGAACACCGAGACCATCGAGATCAGCAAGGGCATCAAGCATCCGCTCTACGACGAACTAGACGATCGCCCGACGTTGCCATCCGCGTACGGAACCGCGGGCTGGCTGGACAACGATCAAGCGTTCTTGGTCTATGACTCGCATGACATTTGGCAACTGGATCCAACGGGCAAAACGAAACCGATTTGTGTCACGCTGGGAGAAGGCCGTAAGAACGACGTGCGGTTCCGTTACCTGCGTCTCGATTCCGAGCGACGGTTCATCGACCGTTCCGAGACAATGATCCTGAGTGCATTTCGACGAGACACAAAGGCCAGTGGGTTTTACGCTCTTGATCCACCGAGCAACAAAGACGACGCGGAAGAAAACATCCTGCGTCCATTGATCATGCTGGATGAGAATCTTTCGGGATTGAACAAGGCCGAAGACAGCGACCAAGTCGTGTTCATCCGCAGTACGTTCAGACGCTTCCCGGATCTTTGGACAAGCACGATTGGTTTCGAAAAGATCCAGCGTGTCAGCGATGCGAATCCGCAACAGGAAGAGGTCTCTTGGGGCACCGCCGAACTCACACACTGGAAAGCGCAAGACGGGCAAGAGCTGGACGGGATCTTGATGAAGCCGGATGGATTCGACCCATCCAAGCAATACCCGATGATCGTTTACTTCTACGAACGCAAATCAGACAGCCTGCATAGTCACTACCCACCTGCTGCGGGTCGATCGATCATCTGCTTCAGCTTCTACGTCAGCCGTGGTTATCTCGTGTTCATCCCTGACATTCCGTACAAAACCGGAAAGCCAGGACAAAGCGCGGCCAATTCAATTCTTCCGGGCGTGGACCATTTGGTTGCTCAGGGCTTTGTCGATGAAGATCGGATTGGAATGCAGGGTCACAGCTGGGGCGGGTACCAAACAGTCTATTTGGTCACACAAACCGATCGCTTCGCGTGTGCCGAAGCCGGAGCTCCGGTGAGCAACATGACCAGCGCATACGGTGGCATACGTTGGAGCAGCGGGATGAGTCGCATGTTCCAATACGAAAGAACTCAAAGCCGGATTGGAGAAGACCTTTGGTCCGCTCGCGAGAAATACATCGCCAATTCGCCACTGTTCTTCGCTGACAAAATCAACACGCCGCTATTGATTCTGCACAACGACGAAGATGGGGCGGTCCCGTGGTATCAAGGGATCGAACTTTTTGTGGCGCTTCGACGTCTCGAGAAACCAGCCTGGATGCTGAATTACAACGGCGATCCGCACTGGGTCATGGGGGACCACAACCGCCGAGACTTTACGATACGGATGCAGCAGTTCTTCGACCACTATCTCCAAGATGCCCCCGAGCCCGAGTGGATGGCTGTTGGTGTTCCAGGCGTCGACAAAGGGAAACGGTTCGGCTTGGAATTGCTGGAACCAATCGAGGATTGA